Within the Gossypium raimondii isolate GPD5lz chromosome 12, ASM2569854v1, whole genome shotgun sequence genome, the region AACCGAGCAATCCAAAATCCACGGCCCTATCATCAAGCTTCAGCTGGGAAGAAAAGTTTACATCATCATAAGCTCACCATCAATCGCAAAACAAATCCTCAAAGACCACGACGCCATCTTCACCAACCGCGACATTCCGGTGGCGGCCATAAAAGGAACCTTTGGCGGACTCGACATTGTGTGGAGATCCAATGGCCCAGAATTACACAAGCTACGAAAGCTCGTCGTAAGTGAAATCATGAGCAACAAAGGCCTCAATGCTTGCTACGAGTTTCGCCGACGAGAGATCCGACATATGGTGAAGAATATTCATGGAAAAATCGGGTCACCCATTAACCTCAGTGAGCAAATATTCTTAACAACGTTCAACGTTACGGTTAACATGCTTTGGGGTGGTTCGTTGAATGGAGAAGAATCGAACCTTGGGCTTGAATTTAAGGATCGATTCGAGGAATTTTTGAGATTGATGGTAGAACCCAATGTTTCTGATATGTTCCCGGTGCTCAGGCCATTTGATTTGCAAGGAATTGAATCCAAAGCcaagaaaaatatttcatggTTTTTTGAGTTTTTCGAATCGGTGATAGAGCAGCGAAGGAAGCTCGGAGAGGGACCAAAAATGGCTGATAGTAAGGATTTTTTGCAGCAATTGTTGGAGCTGAACCAAACAGGAGATGTCAAAACTTCATTATCCATGAAGGAAATAAACGCTGTGCTGCTGGTAAGCATACacactaaattttgaaatccggaattctaaaaatataactacattactaaatttcaaaaatttacaaaaactaacatattttaacctaggGGGTATATCAGTGTAAAACAAGTTTAAGTGGTTTTACATTCTTTCTTAACCTTTTAAacgaataatattttaataaaacaacggtcatatttcataaattattcatGTACATCATGCACATCAAGTttggtataaattaaaaagtttaacTATTcgctttttgtaaaaaaattcaaatgttcattcgttaaaatattaatcatacaagaatatacaaaatatgtaaattactCAAATTTCACATCGATGTAAATTGATTCTTTCCCTTATATATAGGCATggtttaaaaaatacataacaaTCCATGAAATTGGTCGGTTTAGTTGTAAACAATATGATTTTGGAGATTTCGATATGTTTTGTAGGGTGTGTAATTGGTTGATTTAATTAGTTCAGCTTAAAAAGAGTAAtcgatttttctaaaataaaaattagtaacCGAGCTGATTTAAAGatgaaaacacaaaaatatttaattaaaaataaggaaTATTGATGGATTtcattgtttttgttaaaatataatgaataaaTCTGAAATCCTGAATAATGGGTACATTTAATTGATTGTAACTtattttaaagtatataaaatccAGCGCTATTGATATACATTCAACCtatataatgtattttaatttaacactctaatcataattaaattaattaaattatctcaattaatttgattttaattaaaatctgcTCAACTTTAATCCTTTGTCTCAAATTGTGGGTATAGAATATTGTAAACGGTGCTACGGACACAACATTTACAACAATGGAGTGGGCGATGACGGAATTACTACGACACCCAGATAAATTGCGAAGAGTCGTCGACGAATTGGATGCAATAATCGGTGGCCCAAACATCGTTGAAGAGTTCCATCTTCCTCGCCTACTCTATTTAGAAGCTGTGGTGAAAGAGACGTTACGAATTCACCCACCGGCTCCTTTGCTAATGCCACACATGCCGAGCGAGACCATCGTCGTAGCCGGTTACACTATCCCAAAAAATTCCAATATTTTCTTCAATGTGTGGGCAATACAAAGGGACGCCGAGTTCTGGGAAGACCCTCTTCAATTCGAGCCAGAAAGGTTCTTGAATGTCATTGAGAAAAGGAATTATAAGGGAAATAGTTTCGATTTTTTCCCGTTTGGATCGGGGAGGAGGATTTGTGTTGGGATTTCAATGGCAGAGAAAATTATGATGCTGGTGTTGGCGACGTTGTTGCATTGTTTCGAATGGGAATTGTCGAATGGGCAAAAACCTGATGTGAAAGAGCAACTGCGATTGGTGTTGTCGAAGGTGGAGCCGCTTATTGTTGTGTCCATTGCGCGTTCATCTAATTCAATGCAATATCAATaaatttgtggttaaaatatgctttaaGTCATTAtgcttttcataaattttaaatttaatccttgtacttttatttatagaaatttaatctatctacttatttttattagtattcACGCTCATATTTAagttaattcaaatatttgtttggattcaatttaactcaattttcgagttttatttaaaatttgaaacttaatcaaaatttaaactttgtCATGAatctcaaaatttgatttttttttttttaaatgaaaccCGAAATGTGGAATTACATAAAACTTGAAGTTGAAGCTCGAGACTAGTGAATCAATGTTATATTAAGGtataaataagatattttgtgtttatattataatttcattattaatatgCATAAGtggtaataatataatattaaaaggaaaagagatAAGCATGGTGAGTGGGGCGACGTTCACCTACCATGCATCAAATAGATGCtgatttgaatatatatacatatacatatataaagaaaagagataATCACAATTACTCGGTTAGTATGAATATTATTGATCTTATTATCTGTTAAATACTTACATTTAATGCAATAAATAAGTttagtttgatttattttcataaattgttCTGTGTAAttacaatcaaaatttctatcTCTAGAAAGTTCAACATTTCTGGAAAGTTGATGATTAATTGTTTATCACATTTAGAATATTTATGGCGACAGAGGAGGAAATGCTATTACCTCCAATAGCCGCAACCTCATATTGCTGTAATCtcgttttattatatatgattgtAAATAAGTCTTCCAATTCCCAGGGAAGTGGtgaattacataattttttaataattcaaataagtaCTTCATTCCCTCTGCTTTTTTTTCTATTCCAACCAGACTACCCACCCATGTCGAACTTCTACGATAAGGTTGCTGGCGAAGGTTGGTTGCGCCGCCACGACGGACTGGCTGCGTTCACCATCACCGAAGTGGTAGCCACTCTCACGGTGGCGACGTTAGTAATTATCTATTTCTCACGGTTGGTTAAGAAACTCATCATCAAAACCAAGCCTTCGCCGCTGCCGCCACCAGGCCCGATAGGCCTGCCGATACTCGGCCACCTCCTTTTCATCAAACCCGATTTCCTCCAATACGTAACCGAGCAATCCAAAATCCACGGCCCTATCATCAAGCTTCAGCTGGGAAGAAAAGTTTACATCATCATAAGCTCACCATCAATCGCAAAACAAATCCTCAAAGACCACGACGCCATCTTCGCCAACCGCGACATTCCGGTGGCGGCCATAAAAGGAACCTTTGGCGGACTCGACATTGTGTGGAGATCCAATGGCCCAGAATTACACAAGCTACGAAAGCTCGTCGTAAGTGAAATCATGAGCAACAAAGGCCTCAATGCTTGCTACGAGTTTCGCCGACGAGAGATCCGACATATGGTGAAGAATATTCATGGAAAAATCGGGTCATCCATTAACCTCAGTGAACAAATATTCTTAACAACGTTCAACGTTACGGTTAACATGCTTTGGGGTGGTTCGTTGAATGGAGAAGAATCGAACCTTGGGCTTGAATTTAAGGATCGATTCGAGGAATTTTTGAGATTGATGGTAGAACCCAATGTTTCTGATATGTTCCCGGTGCTCAGGCCATTTGATTTACAAGGAATTGAATCCAAAGCCAAGAAAAATATTTCGTGGTTTTATGAGTTTTTCGAATCGGTGATAGAGCAGCGAAAGAAGCTCGGAGAGGGACCCAAAATGGCTGATAGTAAGGATTTTTTGCAGCAATTGTTGGAGCTGAACCAAACAGGAGATGTCAAAACTTCATTATCCATGAAGGAAATAAACGCTGTCTTGCTGGTAAGCATACacactaaattttgaaatccggaattctaaaaatataactacattactaaatttaaaaaaattacaaaaactatattacatattttaatccgGTATACCGGTACAAAATTTAAGTGGTTTTATATTGTTTCCGTAACATTTTacacaattaatattttaataaatcaatggTCATATTTCATAGTTCATACTCTATTCATGTAAATCGTGCCTATCAAGTTtggcataaattaaaatttttaactattcattttatgtaaaagaaaattcaattgttcattcattaaaatattaatggtaCAAAAATATACGAAAATGTGTAAATTACTCCAATTTCACATCAACATAAAGTTGATCCATTCCCagacatatatgtatatatatagacatgGTTTAGAAAAAGTACATAGCAATCCATGGAATTCATCGGTTTAGTTATAAACTATATGATTTTGGAGATAAAATTTAGGATTttgtaagttaatttttattcaaaatattaattcaactgttaatatcaaaatatttttcatcaaaatttaccaacatgaaatattaatttgagtGTTGTCATATGTGGTGataataattgataaataaaataaatatactaacttaataaaatttaactgaAATACTAAAGATGTTAATGACTGcactataattttaaattaaaaatataaaggtaTTTTAACCTTTGAATAAAGGGTACATTTAATTGGATTCGAACTtattttaaagtatataaaatcacttaattttgctattgatttaaaaataaacatccAACTTAcctaatgtattttaattttacactctgatcaaaatttaattaatttaatagaattaaattaattaaattatttcgaTTCGATAAAATAATtcgattttaattaaattttgttcaaCTTTAATCCTTTGTCTCTAATTGTGAGTATAGAATATTGTAACTGGCGCTACGGACACGACATTTACAACAATAGAGTGGGCGATGACGGAATTACTACGACACCCAGATAAATTGCGAAGAGTCGTTGAGGAATTGGATGCAATAATCGGTGACCAAAACATTGTTGAAGAGTTCCATCTTCCTCGCCTACTCTATTTAGAAGCTGTGGTGAAAGAGACGTTACGAATTCACCCACCGGCTCCTTTCCTAATGCCACACATGCCGAGCGAGACCATCGTCGTAGCCGGTTACACTATCCCAAAAAATTCCAATATTTTCTTCAATGTGTGGGCAATACAAAGGGACATCCAATTCTGGGAAGACCCTCTTCAATTCGAGCCGGAAAGGTTCTTGAATGTCACTGAGAAAAGGAATTATAAGGGAAATAGTTTCGATTTTTTCCCGTTTGGATCGGGGAGGAGGATTTGTGTTGGGATTTCAATGGCAGAGAAAATTATGATGCTGGTGTTGGCGACATTGTTGCATTGTTTCGAATGGGAATTGCCGAATGGGCGAAAACCTGATGTGAAAGAGCAACTACGATTGGTGTTGTCAAAGGTGGAGCCGCTTGTTGCTGTGCCCATTGCGCGTTCATCTAATTCAATGCAATATCAATAAATTTGTGATTAAAATATGCTTTAAGTCATtatacttttcataaattttaaatttaatccttgtatttttatttatagaaatttaaaccatctacttatttttattagtattataatAACCGTATGACTATAcggttatttatatttatatatatatatatatatatatatatcttgaaACTATATCATGCACTCTTATGTTAGgatgaaaatatgtatttttaatctatatatttgCATGTTAATATATTGTACAGGTCATagaatatgcatatatttaaatatatgtcATGTACATGTGTTTTGATATGATGTTATACGTATGGCCATCTGCCAAGGGATATATTTGTTTCTGTTATTTCATTGTTCATTTACGCGACTATCAACTCATGTTTTCATGTTACTCAAACGTTTACTCAGATTATTTCGCATTaaattttaagtgattttacatatttttataatttttatatgattaatattttaataatttaactatcatatttcatgctctaTTTATGTAGATTATAtacatcaaatttaatataaattaataatttctaactttttattttatgtaaaaaaacttttaactcAAATATCAAACAAAACGGACAAATTATTCCttacatgttaaattaaatatcaaacaaaGATGGATGTGAAAGGGGTGAGCATTCAATTTCGGGTTAGTTGAGTTAatgagtcctattttatcaccctaatttgatttgaattttttttcaaatcgagttaagtGAAAtcaaatcgagtgaaattgttcgaattaaattttaaaaaactaaacttGTCGAATTGGTAATTTACTTGTTTAAGCcttcaaaattattgttttggattcttttaattttttttagattttctattttcataattttttaaataaaaaattatgaatgttttgaattttttaaaactattttgatttcttttttgttgaatgagaataatttatgcattttcgAAATTGATAGGGGCGAAAGGAGTATTTACATCAATATGTTATTCAAGTcatttgaattgtgaaattcaactcgacttgaACTTGAAAAACCAAATcacttattcgagttgactcaaaaaatcgaataactcaaataactcaattcgattaactcgaaattcaaaaaattttcaattctttcaagtAAAATCGAGTTTTACTCACACTTAGCTATCAACTTTCACCTTATGATCTCTcaccatttttatattttctaatttatagaTGGATGATTGTGTAAACTAATTACAAACATcattccttttaattcattccTTTTATAACTCATATAAATCGATAAAAATTCACATtctattaaacaaaaataagtgCACATATAATTACTGAAAaatattcttattcttatttttaaatcaaattttatttttatctaaaatatctgaaataataataagattaaaattattttcatcaaaagttaaaaccatgaaataatttttaaaaatcataatttattatattatcaaaCAACATAATCGTGTTTGATATGTaagattaataaatatatcGATAAAAGTACTATAGAGGCTTCTATATTAGAAGtcgattgtattttattttctctactaacaaaatagtcaaattagtctctatacattagatcaaaagagcaaattgatcatttatattaaaattttcattcatttgtactattaaaaaaacGTGATTGATGAAAACAACCAGAGGATGACAGATGGATTAAAAGTTTTGAATTAcctttggattttaaatttgaaaaagaaatagtaAATAAGATATTTTGATTGGATTAATAGTAGTCATTAGATAAAAGTTTCAATAATTATGTAACATCTCTCGAGAAGTGAACAGTGTTAATTCGGGTTGGCACGTGCTTGAAATTTTCGGagtagataaaaaaaatataattattaatattagtaGGAAAGGTGATAggaaattataagaaattaaaaggacttttgaatttgggaaaattaatttaagaaatggattaaattgtagaagtGTGAGAAGTTTTGGGTGatagtgtaaaaataaaaatagggaaAGGATTAGATTAAATGGATGAGAAAAAGAGCAAGGACTTGGAGTAGAATTTAACCATGAAAGAACAGAAAGGAGTGGATGATATTGAAGAGGAATGACATCGGACATGTGGCATGGcgatgagatttttctttaataaaatatatataaaaaaaggtgAAAGATATTTTGATAGAAGGTTGTAGAAAAGGCAAATCAGAGTTGTTGCCACGAGACTACATTTCCACTGCTTCTTATCTTTTTTCCTATTCAAACCCGAGTACCCATCGATGTCGAACTTCTACGATAAGGTTGCAGTCCTTGCCGGCGATGGACTCGCTGCATTCACTATCACCGAAGTTGCAGCCACTCTCACGGTGGCGACGCTACTAATTATCTATTTCTCACGGTTGGTTAAGAAACACGTCATAAAAACTAAGCTGTCGCCGCCAGGCCCGGTAGGCTTGCCGATACTCGGCCACCTCCTTTTCATCAAACCCGATTTCCTCCAATACGTAACCAAGCAATCCCAAATCCACGGTCGTATCATCAAGCTTCAGCTGGGAAGAAAAGTTTACATCATCATAAGCTCACCATCAATCGCAAAACAAATCCTCAAAGACCACGACGCCATTTTCGCCAACCGCGATATTCCGGTGGCGGCCATAAAAGGAACCTTTGGCGGACTTGACATTGTGTGGAGATCCAACGGCCCAGAATTGCAGAAGCTACGTAAGCTCGTCGTACGTGAAATCATGAGCAACAAAGGGCTCGATGCGTGCTACGAATTTCGCCGACGAGAGATCCGACAAATGGTGAAGAATATCCATGGAAAAATCGGGTCACCCATTAACCTCAGCGAACAAATATTCTTAACAACGCTGAGCGTTACGATCAGCATGCTATGGGGTGGTTCATTGAATGGAGAAGAAGCAAAGCTTGGGCTTGAAATTAAGGATCGATTAGAGGAATTTATGAAATTGATGGGAGAACCCAATATTTCTGACATTTTCCCGATGCTTAGGCCGTTCAATTTACAAGGAATTGAATCCAAAACCAAGAAGCATTTGTCATGGTTTTATGGGTTTCTCGAATCAGTGATAAAGCAGCGAATGAAGCTCGGAGAGGGACCAAAAATGGCGGACAGTAAGGATTTTCTGCAGCAATTGTTGGAGCTGAACCAAAGAGGCGATGCCAAAACTTCATTATCCATGATGGAAATAAAGGCTTTGCTGCTGGTAAGTagactaaattttgaaatccggtagaaataaaaatataggtacaaaattttaaatttatgaaatgtatatagatatattattagtcatccattcatgaaaatttacaaaaaggtcatccaattaataaatttttcttatttgttaCCAACTGTTAAATCACTTTCGAAAagttaacttaatttttttaaaattagtataataataactttaattttaatatttatatattgtgatcttgattttaaaacctaactctcaatatttatatattgagtcATTTGGTCTCTTTTCTttgcaattttgtttttctgtAACATTGAGGGttgaatttaaaacaacaagaaaatataaaaattattatattgaatttttggtgTTTCAATATTTGGTATTCTTTTATCTAGTTTAGCTGataactttgttttttttgaacttttaggTGAAAAgaccataaaaaaataaaattataaaaaagattaaattttatgatgtgtaaatgttgagggttaattttagaatcaagactaaactaacataatgtataaatatggaggttaaagttgctattatatCCATTTTAAAAGCTACCATATCATCTTTTGCTagctatttaattattaataattaaaaacaaaattgaatacttaaatgatcattttgtaacattttatgATTGGGTGACAAAAAACTTATCAATAATTAAGTGActactaattatatatatataagccagtttaattataaattttatgaatttggatATTTATGGTATCTTTTGTAGGGTATATAATCagttgatttaattaatttagctttaaaaatttggtcaatttttcaaaaataaaaattagtaacCGAATTGATTTAATGATAAAACTACAATAATCGAATCGATTCGACTTAATTGGTTTAGGATTGGGTTTCAATAAAggaagattttattttattagttgacaagttaattttattgtttaaaatctcaattcaaTCGTTTATATCAATAgtatttttcatcaaaatttatttatttgtaatgttAATTAGAGTGTTGTCACGTGATGTAATaataattgatgaaaaatatatatgctaagttgatgaaatttaataagaaaTACTAAAGGtgttaatgactaaattaagatttctaaattgaaaagtgaaataatttaattttaaaattttaaaatataataattaaatctcaaattttataaaagtaaataattagcaacatattttaacctttgacTATTGGGTACACTCACTTATATTGgaacttataaatttataatataaaataaataactatgTAATATggatattttaattgaatcctTTAATCAAAATCGAATTAATTGACTTGAGTTAATTATCTTGACTTGATAGGTTAACtcggttttaattaaaatttcttcagCCTTAATCTTTTGTCATTGTGGATATAGGATATGGTAATCGGCGGTACGGACACAACATTTGCGACAATGGAGTGGGCAATGACGGAATTATTACGGCACCCGGATAAATTGAGAAAAGTCATCGAGGAATTGGATGCAATAATTGGGGACCAAAACGTTGTCGAAGAGTCCAATCTTCCTCGCCTACTTTATTTAGATGCTGTGGTGAAAGAAACATTACGAATTCACCCACCAGTTCCCTTGCTAGTGCCGCACATGCCGAGCGAGACAACCGTCATAGCCGGTTACACCATCCCTAAGAATTCCTGTATTTTCTTCAACGTGCGGGCAATACAAAGGGATGCCGAGTTTTGGGAAGACCCACTTCGATTTGAACCAGAAAGGTTCTTGAAAGACACTGAGAAAAGGAATTATACGGGAAATAGTTTCCATTTTTTCCCGTTTGGATCAGGGAGGAGGATTTGTGTTGGGATTCCATTGGcagaaaaaattattatgcaAATTTTAGCGACATTGTTGCATTGTTTTGATTGGGAATTGCCAAATGGGCGACAACCTGATGTAAAAGAGAAGCTACGATTCGTGTTAACAAAGGCAGAGCCGCTTGTTGTGGTGCCTATTGCACGTTTATCTAATTCAATACAAAACCAATAGATGtgcaattcaaatatatttcaagttattgtactctttataaatttagaatctaatcattatacttttattttcaagagtttagtccctctacttttcatATTGacataatgtcaaatttaaccctaaatgtttacatcttttgtcaatttggtttttattcttcttttttttacctaaatttagGTATTAATCTTTCAAAAAGAGTCAATTTGCTTCCTTTTAATGGAAATGCTAACTagaacattaattttttaacaatgttgGTTTTATTTTCATCAGCTTCTAGAGTTGTAGAAgttatttttt harbors:
- the LOC105765615 gene encoding carnosic acid synthase, with translation MSNFYDKVAVLAGDGLAAFTITEVAATLTVATLLIIYFSRLVKKHVIKTKLSPPGPVGLPILGHLLFIKPDFLQYVTKQSQIHGRIIKLQLGRKVYIIISSPSIAKQILKDHDAIFANRDIPVAAIKGTFGGLDIVWRSNGPELQKLRKLVVREIMSNKGLDACYEFRRREIRQMVKNIHGKIGSPINLSEQIFLTTLSVTISMLWGGSLNGEEAKLGLEIKDRLEEFMKLMGEPNISDIFPMLRPFNLQGIESKTKKHLSWFYGFLESVIKQRMKLGEGPKMADSKDFLQQLLELNQRGDAKTSLSMMEIKALLLDMVIGGTDTTFATMEWAMTELLRHPDKLRKVIEELDAIIGDQNVVEESNLPRLLYLDAVVKETLRIHPPVPLLVPHMPSETTVIAGYTIPKNSCIFFNVRAIQRDAEFWEDPLRFEPERFLKDTEKRNYTGNSFHFFPFGSGRRICVGIPLAEKIIMQILATLLHCFDWELPNGRQPDVKEKLRFVLTKAEPLVVVPIARLSNSIQNQ
- the LOC128035411 gene encoding labd-13Z-ene-9,15,16-triol synthase, chloroplastic-like; its protein translation is MSNFYDKVAGEGWLRRHDGLAAFTITEVVATLTVATLVIIYFSRLVKKLIIKTKPSPLPPPGPIGLPILGHLLFIKPDFLQYVTEQSKIHGPIIKLQLGRKVYIIISSPSIAKQILKDHDAIFANRDIPVAAIKGTFGGLDIVWRSNGPELHKLRKLVVSEIMSNKGLNACYEFRRREIRHMVKNIHGKIGSSINLSEQIFLTTFNVTVNMLWGGSLNGEESNLGLEFKDRFEEFLRLMVEPNVSDMFPVLRPFDLQGIESKAKKNISWFYEFFESVIEQRKKLGEGPKMADSKDFLQQLLELNQTGDVKTSLSMKEINAVLLNIVTGATDTTFTTIEWAMTELLRHPDKLRRVVEELDAIIGDQNIVEEFHLPRLLYLEAVVKETLRIHPPAPFLMPHMPSETIVVAGYTIPKNSNIFFNVWAIQRDIQFWEDPLQFEPERFLNVTEKRNYKGNSFDFFPFGSGRRICVGISMAEKIMMLVLATLLHCFEWELPNGRKPDVKEQLRLVLSKVEPLVAVPIARSSNSMQYQ
- the LOC105765613 gene encoding cytochrome P450 76T24; amino-acid sequence: MSNFYNKVIGEGWLGRQDGVVAFTITKVAAPLTVATLVIIFFSWLVKKLIIKTKSLPPPPPGPIGLPILGHLLFIKPDFLQYVTEQSKIHGPIIKLQLGRKVYIIISSPSIAKQILKDHDAIFTNRDIPVAAIKGTFGGLDIVWRSNGPELHKLRKLVVSEIMSNKGLNACYEFRRREIRHMVKNIHGKIGSPINLSEQIFLTTFNVTVNMLWGGSLNGEESNLGLEFKDRFEEFLRLMVEPNVSDMFPVLRPFDLQGIESKAKKNISWFFEFFESVIEQRRKLGEGPKMADSKDFLQQLLELNQTGDVKTSLSMKEINAVLLNIVNGATDTTFTTMEWAMTELLRHPDKLRRVVDELDAIIGGPNIVEEFHLPRLLYLEAVVKETLRIHPPAPLLMPHMPSETIVVAGYTIPKNSNIFFNVWAIQRDAEFWEDPLQFEPERFLNVIEKRNYKGNSFDFFPFGSGRRICVGISMAEKIMMLVLATLLHCFEWELSNGQKPDVKEQLRLVLSKVEPLIVVSIARSSNSMQYQ